One window of Desulfarculus baarsii DSM 2075 genomic DNA carries:
- a CDS encoding SLC13 family permease has product MPDTIVVAPEKKSIDWKRLIFLFLGLGLFALFFAMPAFDPAVDPRNESFPLTREAQLALGLFLLASTWWIFEVAPIGVTAIMIGLMQVLFYIREPEKALGDFLSPPVWFIFGSLVLGMAFTKSGLTKRMAYKMLNLVGERTSMIMLGCFVIIALMTHLMAHTAVAAAIFPLLMAINALYTDKEGPTKFGKALFIGMAYVAGAGSICTYLGAARAVSAVGFFKEITGNDISFFELSQFMMPVGWIMVFLLWGFFMLVFKPEKPRIENLRERVAALAKEQGAMTIKEWLVLITTVVVVGLFMAKSLIPADAAAQSGFLGFIKGMDRPGIILIATMIFFLTGVLDVNDLEAIPWNIVLLFGGAMSIGYCLWQTGAANWIAVHWLNMFTQAPPLLFVLSIAFLVLMMTNFIMNVAAIAICLPVALVVGKYLGVEAYVILFACLVTAGMPFNLLIGAAPNAIAYESKQFTTGEFFTWGWVANVILMVVLTLAILVIWPMMGLSLFTAPAAG; this is encoded by the coding sequence ATGCCAGACACCATTGTCGTGGCGCCGGAGAAAAAGAGCATCGACTGGAAAAGGCTGATCTTTCTTTTCTTGGGCCTGGGGCTTTTCGCGCTGTTTTTCGCCATGCCCGCCTTTGATCCGGCCGTGGACCCGCGCAACGAATCATTTCCCCTGACCCGTGAGGCCCAACTGGCGTTGGGCCTGTTTTTGTTGGCCAGCACCTGGTGGATCTTCGAGGTCGCGCCCATCGGCGTGACCGCCATCATGATCGGCCTGATGCAGGTTCTGTTCTACATCCGCGAGCCCGAAAAGGCCCTGGGCGACTTCCTCTCGCCGCCGGTGTGGTTCATCTTCGGCTCGCTGGTGCTGGGCATGGCCTTCACCAAGAGCGGCCTGACCAAGCGCATGGCCTACAAGATGCTCAATCTGGTGGGCGAGCGCACCTCGATGATCATGCTGGGTTGTTTCGTCATCATCGCCCTGATGACCCACCTGATGGCCCACACCGCCGTGGCCGCGGCCATCTTCCCGTTGTTGATGGCCATCAACGCCCTCTACACCGACAAGGAAGGCCCCACCAAGTTTGGCAAGGCCCTGTTCATCGGCATGGCCTACGTGGCCGGCGCGGGCTCGATCTGCACCTACCTGGGCGCGGCCCGGGCGGTCAGCGCGGTGGGCTTCTTCAAGGAGATCACCGGCAACGACATTTCGTTCTTCGAGCTTTCGCAGTTCATGATGCCCGTGGGCTGGATCATGGTCTTTTTGCTGTGGGGCTTTTTCATGCTGGTCTTCAAGCCCGAAAAGCCGCGCATCGAAAACCTGCGCGAGCGCGTGGCGGCCCTGGCCAAGGAGCAAGGCGCCATGACCATCAAGGAATGGCTGGTGCTGATCACCACGGTGGTCGTGGTGGGCCTTTTCATGGCCAAGAGCCTGATCCCCGCCGACGCCGCCGCCCAGAGCGGTTTCCTGGGCTTCATCAAGGGCATGGACCGGCCGGGCATCATCCTCATCGCCACGATGATCTTCTTCCTGACGGGCGTTTTGGACGTCAACGACCTGGAGGCCATTCCCTGGAACATCGTGCTGCTCTTCGGCGGCGCCATGAGCATCGGCTACTGCCTGTGGCAGACGGGAGCGGCCAACTGGATCGCCGTGCACTGGCTCAACATGTTCACCCAGGCCCCGCCGCTTTTGTTCGTGCTTTCCATCGCCTTCTTGGTGTTGATGATGACCAACTTCATCATGAACGTGGCGGCCATCGCCATCTGCCTGCCGGTGGCCCTGGTGGTGGGCAAGTACCTCGGCGTCGAGGCCTACGTGATCCTCTTCGCCTGCCTGGTCACCGCCGGCATGCCCTTCAACCTGCTCATCGGCGCGGCGCCCAACGCCATCGCCTACGAGTCCAAGCAGTTCACCACGGGCGAATTCTTCACCTGGGGCTGGGTGGCCAACGTGATCCTCATGGTGGTGCTGACCCTGGCCATCCTGGTCATCTGGCCCATGATGGGGCTCAGCCTGTTCACCGCACCGGCGGCCGGCTAG
- a CDS encoding CBS domain-containing protein — translation MNKPSEQKKDVRALVIPLTEYPHMPYWATLKEAIVQLTVAQQAVAPGGRRKTILVFDEAYRLRGMLALKDVLRGVEPKFSQKYGQGIPVFWEDLFAQNAKAQLVKPISEFMSPVAATVEAGDSLVKASHVMLDAGLTLLPVMDGGSVLGVIKLEDIFQEISMAILSM, via the coding sequence ATGAACAAGCCTAGTGAACAGAAAAAAGACGTCCGGGCCCTGGTCATTCCTCTGACCGAATACCCGCACATGCCATATTGGGCCACCCTCAAGGAGGCCATCGTCCAACTGACCGTGGCCCAGCAGGCCGTGGCCCCCGGCGGCCGGCGCAAAACGATCCTCGTTTTCGACGAGGCCTATCGCCTGCGGGGCATGCTGGCCCTCAAGGACGTGCTGCGGGGCGTCGAGCCCAAGTTCAGCCAGAAATACGGCCAGGGCATCCCGGTGTTCTGGGAAGACCTTTTCGCCCAAAACGCCAAGGCCCAGTTGGTCAAGCCCATCAGCGAGTTCATGAGCCCGGTGGCGGCCACGGTCGAGGCCGGCGACAGCCTGGTCAAGGCCTCCCACGTCATGCTCGACGCCGGGCTGACCTTGCTGCCGGTGATGGATGGCGGCTCGGTCCTGGGCGTGATCAAGCTGGAGGACATCTTCCAGGAGATCAGCATGGCCATTTTGTCCATGTAA
- a CDS encoding PEP/pyruvate-binding domain-containing protein has translation MKLPWQKKSVADGGREAIPVVAHGGVAPPADDNSGRQDAYCPFSRRYALFKGLLADNNRALEIMAELQGKMHGQSSFNRAFVIDRVQALQRHVSDIVTALKEMGPGRYDALDEALAAVSARIRAATGRPTRMTDGPVLVWFDDLDQSLENLAGFKAAHLGEMRSILGLPVPDGFALTASAYKYFMDYNDLWPRLRQLLAGCDLDDLEQVMTTSKAMRRLVLEADLPALLAEQLNEACRELARLSPVGFALRSSALMEDNEPGLAGQYETLLNVPPEDAPCGYKRILASQFNAQALRRAARREMNLEDLAMGVAVMAMAAAQCSGVLYSLNPNDPQRQVVMISAVRGLGVGAVGGAVHSSLFITNKAEPIEIISEEIAPQETMVVPAPESNVYEVDVPAHLAEEACLDHDQVRRLARVGLMLEEHYGRPVDVEWSLSERGELALLQVRPLRIILKALPPIDYQRQVEGHAVLLRGGVTASPGVASGRVVILHGDDELAKVAKGDVIVAPSSLPEYAVALEHAGAVVTEIGGAASHLAAVARETGAPALFGAPEATKLLAEGQIVTVDADRQTVFEGRVENLLRLHKRRMLALGETPAFQTLDQTLSVVTPLHLTDPRAANFTPEHCRSLHDITRYAHEMAMREMFRYAEEKPGDAKEARPRRLRADFPLELLLIDIGGGLRAGGNPREVTMDEVISAPMRALVRGIASIPWRGPGPAAPEALARSKEQRLKEASQIASKPNYAILSENYLNLSSRLGFHFSTLDTYCSAQANDNYIRFMFNGGGADPDRRRRRTRFVGEVLRRSGFRVQLHEDQLQSRVDKYPQDSLEEMLELIGRLWVYTRQMDMLMFSDAVVDWYIDEFMRQHGVEAARASSGKT, from the coding sequence ATGAAGCTGCCTTGGCAAAAAAAATCCGTCGCGGACGGCGGCCGGGAGGCAATCCCGGTCGTCGCTCACGGCGGCGTCGCCCCGCCGGCCGACGATAACTCCGGCCGTCAGGACGCCTACTGCCCGTTTTCACGTCGCTACGCCCTGTTCAAGGGCCTGCTGGCCGACAATAACCGCGCCCTGGAGATCATGGCCGAGCTTCAAGGCAAGATGCACGGCCAATCGTCTTTCAACCGCGCCTTTGTCATCGACCGCGTCCAAGCCCTCCAGCGCCACGTCTCCGACATCGTCACCGCCCTCAAGGAAATGGGCCCGGGCCGTTACGACGCCCTCGACGAGGCCCTGGCCGCCGTAAGCGCGCGCATCCGCGCGGCCACCGGCCGGCCCACGCGCATGACCGACGGCCCGGTGCTGGTCTGGTTCGACGACCTGGATCAAAGCCTGGAAAATCTGGCCGGCTTCAAGGCGGCCCATCTGGGCGAGATGCGCTCGATCCTGGGCCTGCCCGTGCCCGACGGCTTCGCCCTGACCGCCTCGGCCTACAAATATTTCATGGATTACAACGATCTGTGGCCCAGGCTGCGCCAGCTGCTGGCCGGCTGCGATCTGGACGATCTCGAGCAGGTCATGACCACCAGCAAGGCCATGCGCCGCCTGGTGCTGGAGGCCGATCTGCCGGCGCTGCTGGCCGAGCAACTCAACGAGGCCTGCCGCGAACTGGCCCGGCTTTCGCCCGTGGGCTTCGCCCTGCGCTCCAGCGCCCTGATGGAAGACAACGAACCGGGCCTGGCCGGCCAATACGAAACGCTCTTGAATGTCCCGCCCGAGGACGCCCCTTGCGGCTACAAGCGCATCCTGGCCAGCCAGTTCAACGCCCAGGCCCTGCGCCGCGCCGCCCGCCGCGAAATGAACCTGGAAGACCTGGCCATGGGCGTGGCCGTGATGGCCATGGCCGCGGCCCAGTGCTCGGGCGTGCTTTATTCGCTAAATCCCAACGATCCCCAGCGGCAAGTGGTCATGATCAGCGCCGTGCGCGGCCTGGGCGTGGGCGCGGTGGGCGGGGCGGTGCACTCCAGCCTGTTCATCACCAACAAGGCCGAGCCCATCGAGATCATCAGCGAGGAGATCGCCCCCCAAGAGACCATGGTCGTGCCCGCGCCCGAATCCAACGTCTATGAAGTGGACGTGCCGGCCCATCTGGCCGAGGAGGCCTGCCTCGATCACGACCAGGTTCGCCGCCTGGCCCGGGTGGGCCTGATGCTTGAGGAGCACTACGGCCGGCCGGTGGACGTGGAATGGTCTCTGTCCGAGCGGGGTGAGCTGGCCCTTTTGCAGGTGCGGCCGCTACGCATCATCCTCAAGGCCTTGCCCCCCATCGACTACCAACGCCAGGTTGAGGGCCACGCGGTGCTCTTGCGGGGCGGCGTCACCGCTTCGCCGGGCGTGGCCAGCGGCCGGGTGGTCATCTTGCATGGCGACGACGAACTGGCCAAGGTGGCCAAAGGCGACGTCATCGTCGCGCCCAGTAGCCTGCCCGAATACGCCGTGGCCCTGGAGCACGCCGGCGCGGTGGTCACCGAGATCGGCGGCGCGGCCAGCCACCTGGCCGCCGTGGCCCGCGAGACCGGCGCGCCGGCCCTGTTTGGCGCGCCCGAGGCCACCAAGCTGCTGGCCGAGGGCCAAATCGTCACCGTCGACGCCGATCGCCAGACCGTCTTCGAGGGCCGGGTCGAAAACCTGCTGCGCCTGCACAAGCGACGCATGCTGGCCCTGGGCGAAACGCCGGCCTTCCAGACCCTGGACCAAACCCTCTCGGTGGTCACGCCCCTGCACCTGACCGACCCCCGCGCGGCCAATTTCACCCCCGAGCATTGCCGCAGCCTGCACGACATCACCCGCTACGCCCACGAAATGGCCATGCGCGAGATGTTCCGCTACGCCGAGGAAAAACCCGGCGACGCCAAGGAGGCCAGGCCCCGGCGGCTGCGGGCCGATTTCCCGCTGGAGCTTCTGCTCATCGACATCGGCGGCGGCCTGCGCGCCGGGGGCAACCCCCGCGAAGTGACCATGGACGAGGTCATCTCCGCGCCCATGCGGGCCCTGGTGCGCGGCATCGCCTCCATACCCTGGCGCGGCCCTGGCCCGGCCGCACCCGAGGCCCTGGCCCGCTCCAAGGAGCAGCGCCTCAAGGAGGCCAGCCAGATCGCGTCAAAACCAAATTACGCCATTTTGTCCGAGAACTACCTGAACCTGTCGTCGCGCCTGGGCTTCCATTTCTCCACCCTCGACACCTACTGCTCGGCCCAGGCCAACGACAACTACATCCGTTTCATGTTCAACGGCGGTGGGGCCGACCCCGACCGCCGCCGCCGCCGCACCAGGTTTGTCGGCGAAGTCCTGCGACGCAGCGGTTTCCGCGTCCAACTCCACGAAGATCAACTCCAGAGCCGGGTGGACAAATACCCCCAAGACAGCCTGGAGGAGATGCTCGAACTGATCGGTCGGCTGTGGGTCTACACCAGGCAAATGGACATGCTCATGTTCAGCGACGCCGTCGTCGACTGGTACATCGACGAGTTCATGCGCCAGCACGGCGTGGAGGCGGCCCGCGCCTCGTCGGGCAAGACCTAG
- a CDS encoding transferase produces the protein MNEIQNLTERIIDRVNINLREHHFDVGPYVRGIVSPEKYMKFYAFYGLTSRHPVSLSFKNSALAGSYFLGKCQVDFSIVYKTDVRGDELKQKGDVFKFRGFEIPLHDDERIRIQDSIMHKTLVHNFSHDPESPEEFFIVSSVSLHYANIHGAPVEGSFFGPFATVDLTTVHDSVVGAYSYVQTGELMHKRIEPGQVWIASKEDGFDFRYSYSPDVLARYVKVNEGADPSGIFMDFINERKNDFEGAFALAPYDYNQDVPRGASVSNYSVLLGRTSLSENVLVAQRCYLLDAQMGVGANAQENCFVINSKLAGYNVTAHGGKIINADMDRQCFVGFNSFLRGLEQQPLKVGPGCIVMPHTIIDLREPLEIPGGQVVWGHIRDKRDLETNSMSIENLAKIQGEISMGGMRFQGAGGVLVEAFKHRIEHILEANGAFYDGDNNRGHAQDHERVSFNILQPYRDGARAGIYPTTIIQP, from the coding sequence ATGAACGAGATCCAAAACCTGACCGAAAGAATCATCGACCGCGTCAACATCAACCTCAGGGAGCACCACTTCGACGTGGGGCCGTACGTGCGGGGCATTGTCTCGCCCGAAAAATACATGAAATTCTATGCCTTCTATGGCCTGACCTCGCGGCACCCCGTCAGCCTCAGCTTCAAGAACAGCGCCTTGGCCGGCAGCTATTTTCTGGGCAAGTGCCAGGTCGATTTTTCCATCGTCTACAAAACCGACGTGCGCGGCGACGAACTGAAGCAAAAAGGCGACGTCTTCAAGTTCCGCGGCTTCGAGATCCCCCTGCATGACGACGAGCGCATCCGCATCCAGGACAGCATCATGCACAAGACCCTGGTGCACAATTTCTCCCACGACCCCGAGTCGCCCGAAGAGTTTTTCATCGTCAGCTCCGTGAGCCTGCACTACGCCAACATCCACGGCGCACCGGTGGAGGGCAGCTTTTTCGGGCCCTTCGCCACGGTGGACCTGACCACCGTCCACGACAGCGTGGTCGGGGCCTATTCCTACGTGCAGACCGGCGAACTGATGCACAAGCGCATCGAGCCGGGCCAGGTCTGGATCGCCTCCAAGGAGGACGGCTTCGATTTCCGCTACAGCTATTCGCCCGACGTCCTGGCGCGCTACGTCAAGGTCAACGAAGGGGCCGACCCCAGCGGCATTTTCATGGATTTCATCAACGAGCGCAAAAACGACTTCGAGGGCGCCTTCGCCCTGGCCCCCTACGACTACAACCAGGACGTGCCGCGCGGGGCCTCGGTCAGCAACTATTCGGTGCTCCTGGGCCGCACCAGCCTCAGCGAAAACGTGCTGGTGGCCCAGCGCTGCTACCTGCTCGACGCCCAGATGGGCGTGGGGGCCAACGCCCAGGAAAACTGCTTTGTCATCAACTCCAAACTGGCCGGTTACAACGTCACCGCCCACGGCGGCAAGATCATCAACGCCGACATGGACCGCCAGTGCTTCGTGGGCTTCAACTCCTTCCTGCGCGGCCTGGAGCAACAGCCCCTGAAGGTCGGCCCGGGCTGCATCGTCATGCCCCACACCATCATCGACCTGCGCGAGCCCCTGGAGATCCCCGGCGGCCAGGTGGTCTGGGGTCATATCCGCGACAAGCGCGACCTGGAAACCAACAGCATGTCCATCGAAAACCTGGCCAAGATCCAGGGCGAGATCAGCATGGGCGGCATGCGCTTCCAGGGGGCCGGCGGCGTGCTGGTCGAGGCCTTCAAGCACCGCATCGAGCACATCCTGGAGGCCAACGGCGCCTTCTACGACGGCGACAACAATCGCGGCCACGCCCAGGATCACGAGCGCGTCTCTTTCAACATCCTCCAGCCCTACCGCGACGGCGCGCGGGCCGGCATCTACCCCACCACCATCATCCAGCCCTGA
- a CDS encoding orotate phosphoribosyltransferase, which yields MKDYQKRLATLLAQSGALLFRQGLRLKDGRPTPYFVNLGVFRTGRLSWELGRCFADWFVDQGLAGQVDVLLGPSYKGSAMAQAAAMALHLEHGLDLAFDYDRKEAKTHGEHAGKAGMFVTGALGPASRALIIDDVGTSMATKLELLDKVAAHFGAEAPRVVGVALAVDRQQTQAVHDAAGKVVEGARGADALAAFGQKTGLPVWSLLGIRQAAGFLRESGQNVLVEGQWRPLDDELMDRLAQYLAVYGREG from the coding sequence ATGAAAGACTATCAAAAGAGGCTGGCCACCCTGCTGGCCCAGAGCGGGGCTCTGCTGTTCCGCCAGGGCCTGCGGCTCAAGGATGGCCGGCCCACGCCGTATTTCGTCAACCTGGGGGTGTTTCGCACCGGCCGCCTCTCGTGGGAGTTGGGCCGTTGCTTTGCCGATTGGTTCGTGGACCAGGGCCTGGCCGGCCAGGTGGACGTGCTTTTGGGGCCATCGTACAAAGGCAGCGCCATGGCCCAGGCCGCGGCCATGGCCCTGCACCTGGAGCACGGCCTGGATCTGGCCTTTGACTACGATCGCAAGGAGGCCAAGACCCACGGCGAGCACGCCGGCAAGGCGGGCATGTTCGTCACCGGCGCGCTGGGCCCGGCCAGCCGGGCGCTGATCATCGACGACGTGGGCACCTCCATGGCCACCAAGCTGGAGCTGCTGGACAAGGTGGCGGCCCACTTCGGCGCGGAGGCGCCCCGCGTGGTCGGCGTGGCGCTGGCGGTGGACCGCCAGCAGACCCAGGCCGTGCACGACGCCGCCGGCAAGGTCGTCGAGGGCGCGCGGGGGGCCGACGCCCTGGCGGCCTTTGGCCAAAAGACCGGCCTGCCGGTGTGGTCGCTGCTGGGCATCCGCCAGGCGGCCGGGTTTTTGCGCGAAAGCGGCCAGAACGTGCTGGTGGAGGGCCAGTGGCGGCCCCTGGACGACGAACTGATGGATCGGTTGGCGCAATACCTGGCCGTCTACGGCCGGGAGGGCTGA
- a CDS encoding DUF2156 domain-containing protein yields the protein MNIQDYKPLELADIGALQPLLRDARPRVSELSFTNLFMWRGHYRPRWAMIQGCLQIIMDPIGGAPFAMQPVGPGDKAAAMAQALEALARAGHEPVIRRADAAFVQAFAAGPAYQARPDRDQFDYVYLAEDLINLAGRRYHRKKNHYNQFVKSVPHQYKPLDMELVEQVLEMQEHWCQMRECGGDPSLINEDVAIKEALSNFDKLDYVGGAICVQGRVEAFSLGEMLNDDTAVIHIEKANPDLPGLYAVINRDFAAAAFGQVKYVNREQDLGLEGLRAAKESYRPALMIEKFDVRPA from the coding sequence ATGAACATCCAAGACTACAAACCCCTGGAGCTGGCCGACATCGGCGCGCTCCAGCCCCTGCTGCGGGACGCGCGCCCGCGCGTTTCCGAACTGAGCTTCACCAACCTGTTCATGTGGCGGGGCCATTACCGGCCGCGCTGGGCCATGATCCAGGGCTGTTTGCAGATCATCATGGACCCCATCGGCGGCGCGCCCTTCGCCATGCAACCGGTGGGCCCCGGCGACAAGGCCGCGGCCATGGCCCAGGCCCTGGAGGCCCTGGCGCGGGCCGGCCACGAGCCGGTGATCCGCCGGGCCGACGCCGCGTTCGTCCAGGCCTTCGCCGCCGGCCCGGCCTACCAGGCCCGGCCCGATCGCGATCAGTTCGACTATGTTTATCTGGCCGAGGACTTGATCAATCTGGCCGGTCGGCGCTACCACCGCAAGAAAAACCACTACAACCAGTTTGTCAAATCGGTGCCCCATCAATACAAGCCCCTGGACATGGAGCTGGTCGAACAGGTGCTGGAGATGCAGGAGCACTGGTGCCAAATGCGCGAATGCGGCGGCGATCCCAGCCTGATCAACGAGGACGTGGCCATCAAGGAGGCTCTCAGCAACTTTGACAAGCTCGACTACGTGGGCGGGGCCATCTGCGTCCAGGGCCGGGTGGAGGCCTTCAGCCTGGGCGAGATGCTAAACGACGACACCGCCGTCATTCACATCGAAAAGGCCAACCCCGACCTGCCCGGGCTCTACGCCGTGATCAACCGCGACTTCGCGGCGGCGGCCTTTGGCCAGGTCAAATACGTCAACCGCGAGCAAGACCTGGGCCTGGAGGGCCTGCGCGCGGCCAAGGAGTCCTACCGGCCGGCGCTGATGATCGAAAAATTCGACGTGCGGCCGGCCTGA
- a CDS encoding serine hydroxymethyltransferase, which produces MDQLRETDSQIAELIQREAARQANVLRMIPSENYASAAVLTATGSILANKYSEGYPRKRYYQGQEFIDQIEEVAVQRARALFGAEHANVQPYSGSPANMAVYLGLLGAEGRVMGMDLAAGGHLTHGAKVSFSGSYYDVRQYGLSRENGLIDYEAARRLAREFRPQLIFCGASSYPRIIDFAIFGEIAREVGAFLAADISHISGLCVTGLHPHPLPHADVITTTTHKMLRGPRGGMILCRAGLAPAIDKAVFPGLQGGPHNHVTAAIAVALKEASGTAFVEYCRQIVANAKALADELMARGFKLITGGTDNHLALIDASCRGLTGKILAQAMEKAGIVANANKIPFDPRSANDPSGVRLGTPALTSRGMKEPEMRRVAALIDRVTDVVGDEAALAKIRAEVEEMCAAFPAPGIA; this is translated from the coding sequence ATGGACCAACTCCGCGAAACCGACTCCCAGATCGCCGAACTGATCCAGCGCGAGGCCGCCCGTCAGGCCAACGTGCTGCGCATGATCCCCTCCGAAAACTACGCCTCGGCGGCGGTGCTGACCGCCACCGGCTCGATTTTGGCCAACAAATATTCCGAGGGCTACCCGCGCAAGCGCTACTATCAGGGCCAGGAATTCATCGACCAGATCGAGGAAGTGGCCGTGCAAAGGGCCAGGGCCCTGTTCGGGGCCGAACACGCCAACGTCCAGCCCTACTCGGGCAGCCCCGCCAACATGGCCGTCTACCTGGGCCTGCTGGGGGCCGAGGGCCGCGTGATGGGCATGGATCTGGCCGCCGGCGGCCACCTGACCCACGGGGCCAAGGTCAGCTTCTCGGGCTCCTACTACGACGTGCGCCAATACGGCCTCAGCCGCGAAAACGGCCTCATCGACTACGAGGCCGCCCGCCGCCTGGCCCGCGAGTTCCGGCCCCAGCTCATCTTCTGCGGCGCCTCCAGCTATCCCCGGATTATCGATTTCGCCATTTTCGGCGAGATAGCCCGGGAAGTCGGGGCGTTTCTGGCCGCCGACATCAGCCACATCTCGGGCCTGTGCGTCACCGGGCTGCATCCGCACCCCCTGCCCCACGCCGACGTGATCACCACCACCACCCACAAGATGCTGCGCGGCCCGCGCGGCGGCATGATCCTCTGTCGGGCCGGCCTGGCCCCGGCCATCGACAAGGCCGTCTTCCCCGGCCTGCAGGGCGGACCCCACAATCACGTCACCGCGGCCATCGCCGTGGCCCTCAAGGAGGCCTCGGGGACAGCGTTCGTGGAATATTGCCGCCAGATCGTGGCCAACGCCAAGGCCCTGGCCGACGAACTGATGGCCCGGGGCTTCAAGCTGATCACCGGCGGCACCGACAACCATTTGGCGCTGATCGACGCCTCCTGTCGCGGCCTGACCGGCAAGATCCTGGCCCAGGCCATGGAAAAGGCCGGCATCGTGGCCAACGCCAACAAGATCCCCTTCGACCCCCGCTCGGCCAACGACCCCAGCGGCGTGCGCCTGGGCACGCCGGCCCTGACCAGCCGTGGCATGAAGGAGCCCGAGATGCGGCGGGTGGCCGCGTTGATCGACCGCGTAACCGACGTGGTCGGCGACGAGGCGGCCCTGGCCAAGATCCGCGCCGAGGTCGAGGAAATGTGCGCCGCGTTCCCCGCGCCGGGCATAGCGTAA
- a CDS encoding HD domain-containing protein — translation MKALADFVFEAGMLKKMVRTGYAFLGGGRETVAEHSFRAALIGYWLALEQPGLDAARVALMLLHHDLAEARTGDLNYVNKRYCQADEAKALDHATRRLAPALAGRVRELVEEFNAGQSPEAQLAHDADQIDFMVELKEQWDQGNPNAERWLFYALKRIRTQAGRQLAEAVLEAKWSDWWFEDREELWVRNGDRQPR, via the coding sequence GTGAAGGCTTTGGCCGATTTCGTCTTCGAGGCGGGCATGCTCAAAAAGATGGTCCGCACCGGCTACGCCTTTTTGGGCGGCGGCCGCGAGACCGTGGCCGAGCACAGCTTTCGCGCGGCGCTGATCGGCTATTGGCTGGCCCTGGAGCAACCAGGCCTGGACGCGGCCAGGGTGGCGCTGATGCTTTTGCACCACGATCTGGCCGAGGCCCGCACGGGCGATCTCAACTACGTCAACAAGCGCTATTGCCAGGCCGACGAGGCCAAGGCCCTGGACCACGCCACCAGACGGCTGGCCCCGGCCCTGGCCGGGCGGGTGCGTGAACTGGTCGAGGAGTTCAACGCCGGCCAGAGCCCCGAGGCCCAGTTGGCCCACGACGCCGACCAGATCGACTTCATGGTCGAACTGAAGGAACAATGGGACCAGGGCAATCCCAACGCCGAACGCTGGCTGTTCTACGCCCTCAAGCGCATCCGCACCCAGGCTGGCCGCCAGTTGGCCGAGGCCGTCTTGGAGGCCAAGTGGTCGGACTGGTGGTTCGAGGACCGCGAGGAGCTGTGGGTGCGTAACGGCGACCGCCAGCCGCGCTGA
- a CDS encoding FmdE family protein — protein MDMQALPADLRRAVDFHGHLCPGLLIGYRAVKALQARLDAGRAEDEELVAIVENDSCSVDAFQALLSTTLGKGNLRWLDHGKQAFTLHDRQSGRAVRALFVGDKLRKSLPDGSMDRQGFIQALLTAPEDALFALREVDVPPPAEAVIERSQPCDSCGEMTQPSRTVLIGERRLCRACAAKEGQQS, from the coding sequence ATGGACATGCAAGCACTGCCCGCCGATCTGCGACGCGCCGTGGATTTTCACGGTCATCTCTGTCCCGGCCTGCTCATCGGCTACCGCGCGGTCAAGGCCCTGCAAGCGCGGCTGGACGCCGGCCGCGCCGAGGACGAGGAACTGGTGGCCATCGTCGAAAACGACTCGTGCAGCGTCGACGCCTTTCAGGCCTTGCTTTCGACCACCCTGGGCAAGGGCAACCTGCGCTGGCTCGACCACGGCAAACAGGCCTTCACCCTCCACGATCGCCAGAGCGGCCGGGCCGTGCGGGCGCTGTTTGTCGGCGACAAGCTGCGCAAAAGCCTGCCCGACGGCTCCATGGACCGCCAGGGCTTCATCCAGGCCCTGTTGACGGCCCCCGAGGACGCGCTTTTCGCCTTGCGCGAGGTGGACGTTCCACCGCCGGCCGAGGCCGTGATCGAACGCAGCCAGCCTTGCGACTCCTGCGGCGAGATGACCCAGCCCAGCCGCACGGTGTTGATCGGCGAGCGTCGCTTGTGCCGGGCCTGCGCGGCCAAGGAGGGCCAGCAGTCGTGA